The region TTTCACACACCGGTGCTGTAAATGGATTTTTATCTTCTGTTACATTGCTTCCTGAAGAAAATCTTGGTATTGCTGTTTTAACAAACTCAGATGCAAACAGTCTTTTCGAAATGCTCAAATGGGAAATTATTGATTCATATCTTGGATTACCCTACAGGAATTATGATGAGATAGGATTCAAAAGAAGTTCAGCAAGAGAAAAACAGACTTCCGGAATGATCACTCAATGGCAGGATTCTGTTAAACTGAATATAAAACCTCAAATACCTCTTTCAGATTTTGCAGGGAAATATAAACATGATGTCTATGGATTTGCCGAGCTTGAACTGAATGGAAACTCGTTGTTGTTAAAATTAGAACATCATTCTAAACTAACTGCAAAACTTGAATACATCGGCAGCAACAGATTCTTGTGCACATATTCAAATCCGACTTATGGAATAAAAGTTTTTCCGTTTGAAATTGAAAACGGCAAAATAAAATCTTTTACTTTGTTTGTTACAGAAGGATTGGACTTTCAGCCTTATAAATTTGTAAAACAATAAACATTGTTTAAACAAATCTTTAATAATGAAAGGAAGAAATTAGTGAACCCGATTTCTAAAAGGAATTGGGTTTGTGTAAATACAATTATAAGATTTATAAAAATTTTATTCCGCAAAGTTTTTCGCTTAAATCCCAGATCTGTTTTGCTTTAGCTAAATCATACGATTCATCAGAAGATCTTTTTTCTTTCTTTTCAAAAAAGAATTTACCTGTAACATTTTTAACTTGTTGCGAGGATGCAAGATAAATAACTGTTTCTGCACCTTGCCTGGGAGTTAATAACTGTCTTTTCGCAATGTAAAAAGCAATATGTTTTAGCCAGCGGATAAAACCCTCGTTCTTTGCAAAGTTAGTTGCAACTCCTCCGGGGTCTACGGCATTCATTACAATATTCGGATTATCATTTCTTTTTACAAATTCATAAGTGAATAAAACATTCGCAAGTTTTGATCTTCCGTAAACTAAACTACGATTATATTCTTTTGGAGAAACTAAATCATCTATATCAATCTGCTTTTCATAATGTGCAGATGATGAAACATTAATAATTCTTGCATCATCAGAGTTTTTCAGAAGGTCAAACAATAGATTCGTTAATAAAAAATGCCCAAGATGATTAGTTGCAAAAGTCAATTCAATTCCATCAGAACTCTTTTGATATTCACCAAATCGTGATCCTGCATTATTAATCAATACATCCAGCCGATCGTATTTTGATTTTATCTGCTCAGCAAATAATCTCACATCTTTTAATGATGAAATATCACATCTGATAAATTCTGAGTTGATTTTATAGTTTTTATTTAACAAATCAGAAAACTGTTTACCTTTATCTTCACTTCTTCCAGTCAGTATTAAATCAAATCCAAGCTTGGATAATTCTTTTGCTGCTGCTTTACCAATCCCGGATGTTGCACCAGTAATTAAACAAATTTTTTTCATTATAAAATATTATTTATTAAACGATGGCTTAAGTTATAAATCAAATATTAAAACTTCTAATCCTTTAACAGAGCAGCTTGTAACAACAGCAAATTACATTATGCAGTAAACGAATTTAGATTCACTCAGAATAGAGAGAGTTAATAATCTCTGAATAAAATGACTTTGATTCTTTAATAACTGTAAAAAGATAACTATCTGTTTTTACAGCAATAAAACTGAGAAATTTTTACCATAATCTTTTTGCTGACTGATTGATAAGTATTTATTAGCTCTTTTACTAATGGCATCATTTTGGCTATCATAATTTCTATTACACAAATCCAGTAAGAATTATTGTTATTTAAGAACTATTAATTCGTATATTAAAACAGAAAATACAATGTTTTGTATTAACTTTTACAAGGGAAATCCAATGGCTAAAATAAATTTTATTCTTTGGTCGTTAATAATTTCACTCCTTCTAGTTCCAGTTATTATTTCGCAGACAACCAAATCTTCAGAGAAGTTTTATAATTCTTCGTGGGAAAAAGCTGATTCATTAGAAAGAAGCGGACTTACAAGATCGGCACTTAAGGTTGTTGAAGAGATATTTGCATCTGCAAAAAAAGAAAAGCAATATCCTCAGTACATAAAAGCCGTTCTCTTTAAGCTGAAGTTTGCAAATTATGTTGAAGAGAACAGCCATATAAAGATTGTTAATGAAGTTAAGAAAGAAATTCAGGAATCATCATTCCCTTCAAATGCAATATTGAAATCAATACTTGCTGATATGTTTTGGGAATATTATAAAAACAATCGTTATAAATTTCTGCAAAGGACAGAAACCGTAAATTTTGGAAGCGAGGATTTTTCAACCTGGGATTTGAACAGGATCATAAGAGAGATAACAAAATATTATTTAGGTTCGATTGAAGACAAAGAAAAGCTACAAAATATTTCGTTAGAAGAATTTGAACCGATTTTAATTAATCAAGATTCAGACAATGCTCATCTGCGTCCTACCCTGTTTGATTTATTAACACATAAGGCTTTAGCTTTTTTCATAAGTGAGGAATCTGCCTTAACTCAGCCTGTTTATAAATTTGTATTAAACAACGAAAATGATTTTGCAGTTAATACAGAATTTATAAAAAATGTTTATACTACTAAAGACTCACTGTCACTTAAGTTTTATGCAATTCAGCTTTATCAAAAATTAATTGAGTTCCATTTATCCTCCGGAAATAATGAAGCATTGCTTGATGTTGATATTGCACGGCTAAATTTTGTTAAGCAAATCAGCATATTAAAAGATAAGAATAAGTTTTATTTCAGAACATTGCAGAATTTAGCTGAAAAACAAAAGGATTTTCCTCACTCATCATTAGCTTGTTTTTATCTTGCACAATACTATAAAGAGGAAGGAAATAAATACAATCCTGATGTTTCTGATGAATTTAAATGGCATACAAAAAAAGCATTACAAATATGCGATAGTATTGCGGTAAAATATCCCAAAACTATCGGCACATATAATTGTTTAAACTTAAAAATTGAAATATTAAGCAGATCAATTAGTCTGCAGATTGAAAAAGCAAACCTGCCCAGCGAACCTTTTAGAGTTTTAGTATCGTATAAAAATATAGAAAAGCTTTACATGAGAGTTATTGATTTGAATGATACTCTCGAAGCTGAAGTAAAATCCAAAGATGATGAACAAATGATTAAGATATATACTGCTCAGACTGCAATTAAAGAATGGTCGCTTAATTTGCCTGTTAAAGATGATTATCAAAATCATAAAACAGAAATAGTAATTCCATCTTTACCGGTTGGCAAATATTTAATTATGGCTGCAACTGATTCAAATTTCACTTACATAAAAAACGGAATAGCATATTGTAAAACCTGGGTTACAAATCTTAGCTTTATAAGAAGAAGTTTTCCTGATAATTTTGCAGAAATAATGGTGCTCGACAGGAAAACAGGTGAACCTATATCTGATGTTAATATTGAATTGTATAATACTGAATATAATCAGAGAATAGGAACATACCAGTATGTAAAATCTGATTCCGGCGAGACTGATTCAAAAGGTAGGTTTAAGTATAAGTCACTTAACTATCATTATTATTCGAATTATAAGGTTTTATTGGTAAAAGATAACGATGAATTCGACTCTGAAGACAATTATGATTATAGGTATTCAAGAGACAAGGAGTTACAAGAAGTCAATTCTGCATTATTCCTTGATAGAGCAATATACAGACCGGGACAGATTGTTTACTTCAAAGGTTTAATGTATAAAACTGATTATAAAAAAGACCATGATATCATTTCAGATAAAAGAACTACAGTAACACTTTATGATAATAACAAACAGAAAATTGCTGATACAACTTTAACAACAAATGAATTTGGAACTTTTAATGGACAATTAACCATTCCATTTGGAAGAATAGGCGGTAATTACTCTTTATCAAATGAGTTCACTACTAAAACATTCAAAGTTGAAGAATATAAAAGACCAAAATTTGAAGTTAAGTTTGAACCAATTAAAGGAAGCTATGCCCTGAATGAAAAAATTTCAGTAACAGGTTTTGCCAAAACTTTTTCTGGTGCAAACTTAAATGATGTTGAAGTTAAATTTCGAGTTTCTAGAATCACATCATTCCCTTTTTATAACTGGAGATACAGAAATTATTATAACTGGTATAATCGTAATTATTCATCCACTGAAATAGTTAACGGCACTATTAAAACCGATAATGAAGGAAAATTCATAGTTGAGTTCGATGCAATTCCGGATCTGGCGATTTTAAGAGAAACCAACCCGATTTTTAACTACTCAGTTTATGTTGATGTTGTAGATGCTACGGGTGAAACCCGTTCTGCTCAAACTAATATAAAAGCTGGCTATGTTGCTATAAATATTTATTCAGAAATTCCTGAAATTATAAACCAGAAATCAAATGATGAATATGCAATTAATACTATTAATCTGAATGGACAATTTGAACCAGCAGAAGTATTTATTGAAGTTTATAAGCTTAAAACTCCTGAAAGGGTATTTAGAAATAGACTATGGAGCAAACCAGATAGCTTTATTTTATCTGAATCAGAATTTTATAAGACGTTTGAATTTGATGTTTACAATGATGAGAATGAATATTTTAATTGGGAAAAAGACAGTTTAGTTTATCAAACAAATCTGATAACAAAAGAAAACTCGATTATCAGATTTGATGGAAAGAAAGCCTGGTATATAGGGAAGTATCTTGTAAATATTAAAACTAAGGACAAGAATGGAATTCCGGTTGAAATTACTAAATACTTTACATTGTTTAATCCAGATTCAAAAGAAATTCCTCTTAATAATACAATCTGGGTTCATCTGGATAGTAAAATTTATCAACCCGGTGATACTGCAAGACTGTATTTTGGTTCGGCTTTGAAAAATGTTAAAGCTCTGTTTGAAATCGAGCAGGATGGAAAACTTTTTGATGAAAAACTGATCGAGATAAACAATGAACAAAAAATTATTGAGATAGAAATTGAAGAGAAGCACAGAGGAAATATTGCTGTAAGTATTTCGTTAGTTATAAATAATGAAAACTTCTTAATTACTAGGCATATTATGGTTCCGTGGACTAATAAAAAATTAGATATCACGGTGGAAACATTCCGTGATAAAATAACGCCTGGAGTGCCGGAAAAATGGTCGTTTAAAATCCTTGATTTCAAAGGAAAGAATGCAGATGCAGAATTTCTCGCTTCAATGTATGATGCATCGTTAAATCAGTTTGCTGCTAATAACTGGTACTTTAATGTGCATCATGGGTTTAGCACAAAATTATTCTGGAACAGTTCAAACTGCTTTAGTACGAGTAATTCATCATTCTTTGCTATCAATTTTAACGAGCCTTATAAGTTTAATTTCGGAATTTTATATCCACAACTGGATAATTTCGGTTTTTCGTTTTATGGATTCGGTTACAGGAATAAGTATATCTATCAGCCGCCTAAAAAGAAAGAGAGAAAGGAGAAAGTATCATTTATTGAAGATAGCGAGTCTGATTATCTTAAAAGTTCGGTAAGTCTGGATGAAGTAATAGTTGTTTCTGAAAGACCTTTGATAGAAAAATCTTCTACAAATACTACGAGAATAGTTTCTAGTGATGAAATTCAACCTCTCCCAGTTAGAGGTGGGCGAGTAGATGAAGTTGGATATATTGTAGAAGGAATTTCACAAAACGAGATGGAAACTGCTGGTGAAAAATTAAAATTTGAAGGAATTGCCGCAAGAAAAAATCTTAACGAAACCGCTTTTTTCTTTCCAGAATTAAGAACAAATAAAAACGGTGAAGTAATAGTTTCGTTTACCACTCCCGAAACTTTAACCCGATGGAAGTTTATGGGCTTTTCTCATACAAAAGACCTTGAAGTAGGATTTATAACTAAAGAAACTGTTACTAAAAAGGATTTGATGATTCAGCCAAATCCGCCAAGATTTTTAAGAGAGGGTGATGAAATATATTTTACAGCAAAAGTTAGCAACCTTTCAGATGATTCACTCTCTGGGTCTGCAACTCTACAGCTTTTTGATGCTTTTACAATGCAGCCGGTTGATAATTTATTTGAGAATAATAAGTCCATAAAATCATTCAGTTTAGATAAGAATATGAGTGAGGCATTAAGCTGGAGATTGAAAATCCCGACTGGAATAACAGAAGCAATAGTTTATCGTGTGTTGGCTAAATCGGATAATTTTTCGGATGGTGAAGAAAATGCGCTACCAATTCTTACAAACAGAATGCTGGTTATAGAAACTTTGCCGCTTCCGGTAAATGCCAATCAGACAAAAAGTTTTGTGTTTGATAAATTAAAAAACAATACATCAACTACTCTGCAGAATTACAACTTAACACTCGAGTTTACTTCAAATCCTGCCTGGTATGCCATTCAGGCTCTGCCGTATCTTATGGAATATCCCTATGAATGCAGCGAACAAATATTCAGCCGTTATTATGCAAATAGTATTGCAGGTTTTATCGCAAACTCAAATCCAAAAATTAAAAAGGTATTTGATAGCTGGAAAACAACAGATAAAGATGCATTACTTTCTAATCTTGAAAAGAATCAAGAATTAAAATATGCTTTATTAGAAGAAACTCCGTGGGTATTAGAAGCACAAAATGAATCTGTAAGAAAAAGAAACATCGGATTATTGTTTGACCTTGTTAAGATGTCTGATGAACTTAAAAGAGCTGAAGATAAACTGAAAAAGCTTCAATACTCAAACGGCGGCTGGCCCTGGTTCGAAGGTTTACCGGAAAGTAATTATATAACTCAATATATTGTTGCTGGTATCGGACATCTTGAAAGACTTGGAATAAATAATTTCAGAGTTAATAATAACTTACTAAGTATGCTTCAGAAAGCAATCAGTTACATTGATTTAAAAATGTATGAAGAATATAAAAAATTAAAAAATTCAAAAATTAGTTTATATAAAAAAAATATAGGTTATAGTCAGATCCATTATCTTTATGGCAGAAGTTATTTCAATGATATACCTGTTGATAAAAAATATCAGGAAGCATTTGATTACTGGAAAAATCAAGCTGAAGACTACTGGCTTTCTAATAATAAATATATGCAGGGAATGATTGCTTTAGCTCTTTATCGATTTTCGGAAACAGAAATAGCCGGTGAAATAATTAAATCAATCATTGAAAATGCCGTTATGAATGATGAAATGGGAATGTACTTTAAGGAAGAAAGAGGCTGGTATTGGTATCAGGCACCAATCGAAACTCAGGCATTATTAATTGAAGCGGTGGATGAAATTACTAATGACCAAAAATCTGTTGATTTGATGAAAACTTGGCTGCTTAAAAATAAACAAACAAATGACTGGAAAACTACCACTGCAACTGCAAATGCTTGTTATGCACTTTTACTAAGAGGAACTGAATGGCTTGCTGAAACTCAATTGCCTGATATAAAAATCGGAGATGAAATACTGTATATCGAAAATAAGCCCGATTTACATATTGAACAAGGAACTGGATATTTTAAAACATCCTGGAAAGGTGATAATATAAAACCAGAGATGGCTGATATTACAGTAACAAATAAAAACAATATTGTTTCGTGGGGTGCACTATATTGGCAATATTTTGAGCAGCTTGATAAGATTACCTTTTCAGAAACTCCATTAAAAATTAATAAAAAATTGTTCTTGGAAATTGATACTGAAAGCGGTAAAAAAATTACTCCGATTGATGACAACACTGAATTGAATCCCGGAGATAAAATAATAGTAAGAATAGAAATCAGAGTGGATAGAAGTATGGAATACATCCATTTAAAAGATATGAGAGCAGCAGGATTAGAACCTATAAATGTTTTATCTACTCATAAACATCAGGATGGTTTATGGTATTATGAAAACACTAAAGACGCTGCAACAAATTTTTTCATCTATAACTTACCAGCCGGCACTTATGTTTTTGAATATCCATTAAGAGCAACTTATAAAGGCAATTTTTCAAATGGTATTACTTCAATTCAATGTATGTATGCTCCGGAATTTTCAAGTCATTCAGAAGGAAGCAGGATATCTATCAAATAAATTTTATTGTAAATGCTGTTTGTCCGATTAATCTGAACAAGCAGCATTACATCTAATCCGGCATTCTGCATTCTAAAATCGCATCAATTTTCGTTATCTTTTCGGCAATATTTTTAATAATTAATTGCATCGGAAATTGTATGATTAAAAAATTTTTCTTTACAAGCTTATTATTGCTTTCTGTTTTGTTTTCAGCAGAGACTTATTCCTGCACAAACTTTATTGTTACCAAAGGTGCAAGCACCGATGGTTCTGTTATGATTACTTATACTGCGGATTCTTTCGGATTCTATGGCGAGCTTTTTCACTATCCCGCAGCAGTTTATCAAAACGGCAACTGGTTGGAAATATATGAATGGGACAGCGGTAAGTTTCTCGGTAAAATCCCACAAGCTTCTGTTACTTACAATGTAATCGGAAATATGAATGAATATCAGGTTGTTATCGGTGAAACAACATTCGGCGGCAGAGAAGAACTTTCCAAACCAAATGGTATTATTGATTACGGTAGTTTAATGTATATCGCACTTCAAAGAAGTAAAACTGCACGCGAAGCAATTAAAATTATGACTGACCTTGTAAACGAATATGGCTATTACAGCAGCGGAGAATCTTTTTCAATTGCTGATGCAAACGAAGCCTGGATACTTGAAATGATCGGCAAGGGTGAAGGCGGTAAAGGAACTGTTTGGGTCGCAGTCAAAATACCGGATGGATATATTTCCGGTCATGCTAATCAGGCAAGGATTACAACATTTCCTTTAAATGATCCTGAAAACTGCTTGTATTCTCCGGACGTAATTTCATTTGCAAGAGAAAAGGGATACTTTACAGGAAAGGATTCTGAGTTTGATTTTTCTGCAGCTTATGCTCCTTTAGATTTTGGTGCAATAAGGTTTTGTGATGCAAGGGTGTGGTCTCTGTTCAGAAGATGCAATTTAGAAATGGATAAATATATTTCTTACATCCGCGGCGAATCGTTAGAGCGAATGCCTCTATATATCAAACCAGATAAGAAACTTTCAGTTCATGATGTTATGAGTTTAATGCGCGATCACTACGAAGGAACTGAACTTGATATGACTAAGGGAATTGCCTCCGGTCCATACCAAATGCCTTATCGCTGGAGACCTTTAACCTGGACTTATAACGGCGAAGAATATTTTAATGAACGACCTATCTCAACACCGCAAACAGGATTTTCATTTGTTTCTCAAGCACGTTCTTTTATACCGAGAGAAATTGGCGGAGTATTATGGTTTGGTGTTGATGATACTTATTTTACAGTCTATACTCCGATGTATGCATCAATGACAAAAGTACCGTATAATTTTTCTCACGGTGTTGGATCTTATTCAAAGTTTAGCTGGGACTCAGCATTTTGGGTTTTTAATTTTGTGGCAAACTTTTCGTATCCAAGATATTCATTGGTTTTAGATGATGTTCAAAAAGTACAGAACGAGCTTGAAGGAAAATTTCTTGCACAACAGGAAAATGTGGAATCAACTGCTTTGTCATTATTAAAGAACTCAAGAGGCGAAGCAATTGAATATCTGACAAACCATTCTTTAAACTCTGCCGCAATTACATTTACAAGTTGGAAAAAGCTTGGTGAAGATTTAATATTAAAATATATGGATGGGGTTGCAAAGACAGAGTTTTTCAGACCAAAGAACATTGGTTATCCTGATGAATTTAAAAAACTGATCGCTGAAGAATCAGGCGAAACACTTAAAATGAAACAGATATTCACAGACCATACTGCTGCTTATAATGAAAACATAAAAAAGGCTGATAAGCTTCTTAATGAGAAAAAATATTCCGATGCAAAATTACTTTATGAAAAAGCTTTGAGCATTAAACCATTTGAAGAATATCCCAAAACAAAAATTGAAAAAATAAATTCTATACTTAATACTATTGAAGAATTACATAAGAACACTTTTTAATCAGAGGAGAATAAAATGAGTGAAGAAAAAAAATTGACTGACAATTTCGAAAACGAAATTAAACTCTTGGATATGATCTATACCGATATGATTGAAGCTTTGCACCAAAGACCGGATGAAAACGATATTGAGGCAATTCGTCTTTACATAGATAATATCCGTGGAGTGTTTAACCGCACTGTTTTTAGAGTAACTGAGATAAAAAACAATCTGCAAAAAGATCAAAAACTTAAACATGAAACCTGGAATCCGCCTGCTTAGTTAAATCTTTTCTTTTTTCCTCCTCATAAAACCATTTAAACGGGAATTATGGGGAGGATATTGATTCTATTCTGTTCTTTAAACACAAAACTTTTTAGTAATTTTACATTAACATTTTTTAGAAT is a window of Ignavibacterium sp. DNA encoding:
- a CDS encoding alpha-2-macroglobulin family protein, with the protein product MAKINFILWSLIISLLLVPVIISQTTKSSEKFYNSSWEKADSLERSGLTRSALKVVEEIFASAKKEKQYPQYIKAVLFKLKFANYVEENSHIKIVNEVKKEIQESSFPSNAILKSILADMFWEYYKNNRYKFLQRTETVNFGSEDFSTWDLNRIIREITKYYLGSIEDKEKLQNISLEEFEPILINQDSDNAHLRPTLFDLLTHKALAFFISEESALTQPVYKFVLNNENDFAVNTEFIKNVYTTKDSLSLKFYAIQLYQKLIEFHLSSGNNEALLDVDIARLNFVKQISILKDKNKFYFRTLQNLAEKQKDFPHSSLACFYLAQYYKEEGNKYNPDVSDEFKWHTKKALQICDSIAVKYPKTIGTYNCLNLKIEILSRSISLQIEKANLPSEPFRVLVSYKNIEKLYMRVIDLNDTLEAEVKSKDDEQMIKIYTAQTAIKEWSLNLPVKDDYQNHKTEIVIPSLPVGKYLIMAATDSNFTYIKNGIAYCKTWVTNLSFIRRSFPDNFAEIMVLDRKTGEPISDVNIELYNTEYNQRIGTYQYVKSDSGETDSKGRFKYKSLNYHYYSNYKVLLVKDNDEFDSEDNYDYRYSRDKELQEVNSALFLDRAIYRPGQIVYFKGLMYKTDYKKDHDIISDKRTTVTLYDNNKQKIADTTLTTNEFGTFNGQLTIPFGRIGGNYSLSNEFTTKTFKVEEYKRPKFEVKFEPIKGSYALNEKISVTGFAKTFSGANLNDVEVKFRVSRITSFPFYNWRYRNYYNWYNRNYSSTEIVNGTIKTDNEGKFIVEFDAIPDLAILRETNPIFNYSVYVDVVDATGETRSAQTNIKAGYVAINIYSEIPEIINQKSNDEYAINTINLNGQFEPAEVFIEVYKLKTPERVFRNRLWSKPDSFILSESEFYKTFEFDVYNDENEYFNWEKDSLVYQTNLITKENSIIRFDGKKAWYIGKYLVNIKTKDKNGIPVEITKYFTLFNPDSKEIPLNNTIWVHLDSKIYQPGDTARLYFGSALKNVKALFEIEQDGKLFDEKLIEINNEQKIIEIEIEEKHRGNIAVSISLVINNENFLITRHIMVPWTNKKLDITVETFRDKITPGVPEKWSFKILDFKGKNADAEFLASMYDASLNQFAANNWYFNVHHGFSTKLFWNSSNCFSTSNSSFFAINFNEPYKFNFGILYPQLDNFGFSFYGFGYRNKYIYQPPKKKERKEKVSFIEDSESDYLKSSVSLDEVIVVSERPLIEKSSTNTTRIVSSDEIQPLPVRGGRVDEVGYIVEGISQNEMETAGEKLKFEGIAARKNLNETAFFFPELRTNKNGEVIVSFTTPETLTRWKFMGFSHTKDLEVGFITKETVTKKDLMIQPNPPRFLREGDEIYFTAKVSNLSDDSLSGSATLQLFDAFTMQPVDNLFENNKSIKSFSLDKNMSEALSWRLKIPTGITEAIVYRVLAKSDNFSDGEENALPILTNRMLVIETLPLPVNANQTKSFVFDKLKNNTSTTLQNYNLTLEFTSNPAWYAIQALPYLMEYPYECSEQIFSRYYANSIAGFIANSNPKIKKVFDSWKTTDKDALLSNLEKNQELKYALLEETPWVLEAQNESVRKRNIGLLFDLVKMSDELKRAEDKLKKLQYSNGGWPWFEGLPESNYITQYIVAGIGHLERLGINNFRVNNNLLSMLQKAISYIDLKMYEEYKKLKNSKISLYKKNIGYSQIHYLYGRSYFNDIPVDKKYQEAFDYWKNQAEDYWLSNNKYMQGMIALALYRFSETEIAGEIIKSIIENAVMNDEMGMYFKEERGWYWYQAPIETQALLIEAVDEITNDQKSVDLMKTWLLKNKQTNDWKTTTATANACYALLLRGTEWLAETQLPDIKIGDEILYIENKPDLHIEQGTGYFKTSWKGDNIKPEMADITVTNKNNIVSWGALYWQYFEQLDKITFSETPLKINKKLFLEIDTESGKKITPIDDNTELNPGDKIIVRIEIRVDRSMEYIHLKDMRAAGLEPINVLSTHKHQDGLWYYENTKDAATNFFIYNLPAGTYVFEYPLRATYKGNFSNGITSIQCMYAPEFSSHSEGSRISIK
- a CDS encoding SDR family oxidoreductase translates to MKKICLITGATSGIGKAAAKELSKLGFDLILTGRSEDKGKQFSDLLNKNYKINSEFIRCDISSLKDVRLFAEQIKSKYDRLDVLINNAGSRFGEYQKSSDGIELTFATNHLGHFLLTNLLFDLLKNSDDARIINVSSSAHYEKQIDIDDLVSPKEYNRSLVYGRSKLANVLFTYEFVKRNDNPNIVMNAVDPGGVATNFAKNEGFIRWLKHIAFYIAKRQLLTPRQGAETVIYLASSQQVKNVTGKFFFEKKEKRSSDESYDLAKAKQIWDLSEKLCGIKFL
- a CDS encoding C69 family dipeptidase, with the protein product MIKKFFFTSLLLLSVLFSAETYSCTNFIVTKGASTDGSVMITYTADSFGFYGELFHYPAAVYQNGNWLEIYEWDSGKFLGKIPQASVTYNVIGNMNEYQVVIGETTFGGREELSKPNGIIDYGSLMYIALQRSKTAREAIKIMTDLVNEYGYYSSGESFSIADANEAWILEMIGKGEGGKGTVWVAVKIPDGYISGHANQARITTFPLNDPENCLYSPDVISFAREKGYFTGKDSEFDFSAAYAPLDFGAIRFCDARVWSLFRRCNLEMDKYISYIRGESLERMPLYIKPDKKLSVHDVMSLMRDHYEGTELDMTKGIASGPYQMPYRWRPLTWTYNGEEYFNERPISTPQTGFSFVSQARSFIPREIGGVLWFGVDDTYFTVYTPMYASMTKVPYNFSHGVGSYSKFSWDSAFWVFNFVANFSYPRYSLVLDDVQKVQNELEGKFLAQQENVESTALSLLKNSRGEAIEYLTNHSLNSAAITFTSWKKLGEDLILKYMDGVAKTEFFRPKNIGYPDEFKKLIAEESGETLKMKQIFTDHTAAYNENIKKADKLLNEKKYSDAKLLYEKALSIKPFEEYPKTKIEKINSILNTIEELHKNTF